A single region of the bacterium genome encodes:
- a CDS encoding thioredoxin family protein, with the protein MGGKPSRSALNRSIIVVSVIALAAIVYLVRPAAQGGGAGGGGATTTLPRLVDLGADKCVPCKMMAPILEELRAEQAGRFEVVFIDVWKNKEEAEKYGIDLIPTQIFYAADGRELFRHEGFFAKEEILAKWKELGVAPKGS; encoded by the coding sequence ATGGGCGGCAAGCCGTCGCGCTCGGCGCTGAATCGTTCCATCATCGTGGTCTCCGTGATCGCCCTCGCCGCGATCGTCTACCTGGTGCGCCCGGCCGCGCAGGGCGGGGGTGCGGGCGGCGGCGGCGCGACGACCACCCTGCCGCGGCTCGTCGATCTCGGGGCCGACAAGTGCGTCCCCTGCAAGATGATGGCCCCCATCCTGGAAGAGCTGCGCGCCGAGCAGGCCGGCCGGTTCGAGGTGGTGTTCATCGACGTCTGGAAGAACAAGGAGGAGGCCGAGAAATACGGCATCGACCTCATCCCGACGCAGATCTTCTACGCGGCCGACGGCCGCGAGCTGTTCCGCCACGAGGGTTTCTTCGCCAAGGAGGAGATCCTGGCCAAGTGGAAGGAACTCGGGGTCGCACCGAAGGGCAGCTGA
- a CDS encoding cytochrome c biogenesis protein CcdA, giving the protein MASLFASLTAAVSGSPPVALGAAFLWGVLSILLSPCHLASIPLIVGFIQGQQGDDPRQAPLTQRRALWLSTLFASGILVTIALIGVITAAAGRMLGDVGGLGNLLVAAIFLVVGLILLDVIPLNLSAPGAVGLRRKGAWAALLLGLVFGVALGPCTFAFMAPMLAVTFKVSSTQAVFGAALLAAYGLGHCLLIVVAGTSTAWVQRTLDWNAGSRAGGILKKVCGGLVILGGLYLVFTSH; this is encoded by the coding sequence TTGGCATCGCTGTTCGCCTCGCTCACCGCCGCCGTTTCCGGCTCGCCGCCCGTGGCCCTGGGCGCCGCCTTCCTGTGGGGCGTGCTGAGCATCCTGCTGAGCCCCTGCCACCTGGCGAGCATCCCGCTGATCGTGGGCTTCATCCAGGGACAGCAGGGCGATGATCCGCGGCAGGCGCCCCTGACCCAGCGCCGGGCCCTGTGGCTGTCCACGCTGTTCGCGTCGGGCATCCTGGTCACCATCGCGCTCATCGGCGTGATCACCGCCGCCGCCGGGCGCATGCTGGGCGACGTCGGCGGGCTGGGGAACCTGCTGGTCGCCGCGATCTTCCTGGTCGTGGGCCTGATCCTGCTGGACGTGATCCCGCTGAACCTGTCGGCTCCGGGCGCCGTGGGGCTGCGGCGCAAGGGGGCCTGGGCGGCGCTGCTGCTGGGGCTGGTCTTCGGCGTGGCGCTGGGACCCTGCACCTTCGCCTTCATGGCGCCCATGCTGGCGGTGACGTTCAAGGTCTCCTCCACGCAGGCCGTCTTCGGGGCGGCCCTGCTCGCGGCCTACGGGCTGGGCCATTGCCTGTTGATCGTCGTCGCCGGCACGAGCACCGCCTGGGTGCAGCGGACCCTGGACTGGAACGCGGGGTCGCGGGCCGGCGGCATCCTCAAGAAGGTCTGCGGGGGTCTGGTGATCCTCGGCGGGCTCTACCTCGTCTTCACCTCCCACTAG
- a CDS encoding nitrophenyl compound nitroreductase subunit ArsF family protein yields MKRFCLAILLTLAAGTAVADQAPRPDVTVYYFHGDFRCKTCLKLEQMTVETVRDSFATQIEDKVLELQVVNFMSEGNEHFEQDFQLEQQSVIVVERDAGKVVRWKTLEKIWDLHDQPLQFAAYVAGETRLYLDGVPDPKP; encoded by the coding sequence ATGAAGCGCTTCTGCCTCGCGATCCTGCTGACCCTGGCCGCGGGAACCGCCGTCGCCGACCAGGCGCCCCGGCCCGACGTCACGGTCTACTACTTCCACGGCGACTTCCGCTGCAAGACCTGCCTGAAGCTCGAGCAAATGACCGTCGAGACGGTCAGGGACTCTTTCGCCACGCAGATCGAGGACAAGGTCCTGGAGCTGCAGGTCGTGAACTTCATGTCCGAGGGCAACGAGCATTTCGAGCAGGATTTCCAGCTCGAGCAGCAGTCCGTGATCGTCGTCGAGCGTGACGCGGGCAAGGTCGTCCGCTGGAAGACGCTCGAGAAGATCTGGGACCTGCACGACCAGCCCCTGCAGTTCGCCGCCTACGTCGCCGGCGAGACGCGGCTCTACCTCGACGGCGTCCCGGATCCCAAGCCGTGA